A window of Microbacterium lushaniae genomic DNA:
ATCCACACGCGCTGGCGCTGCCCACCGGACAGCTCGTCGACGGAGCGGTCGGCGAGGTCGGCGATCCCGGTGGCCTCCAGCGACTGCGCGACCACCTCGTAGTCGCGCGCGTTCCAGCGGGCCAGCGGACGCTGGTGCGGATGGCGGCCCCGCCCCACCAGGTCGGCCACGACGATCCCCTCGGGGGCGAGCGGGCTCTGCGGGAGCAGGCCCAGGATGCGGGCGACTTCGCGCGAGGGCCGGGAGTGCACCGCCTTGCCGTCCAGGACCACGGTGCCCGCGCGCGGGGACAGCAGGCGCGCCATCGCGCGCAGCAGCGTCGACTTGCCGCATCCGTTCGCCCCGACGATCGCGGTGATGCGGGCGGGCGGCACGACCAGGTCGAGCCCCCGCACGATGACGCGGTCGCCGTACCCGAGGGTGAGGCCTTCGGCGGCGAGGTGGTGGGCCACGGTCACAGGGAGCCTCCCGAGCGGTTCGTCCGGATGAGCAGAT
This region includes:
- a CDS encoding ABC transporter ATP-binding protein, with product MTVAHHLAAEGLTLGYGDRVIVRGLDLVVPPARITAIVGANGCGKSTLLRAMARLLSPRAGTVVLDGKAVHSRPSREVARILGLLPQSPLAPEGIVVADLVGRGRHPHQRPLARWNARDYEVVAQSLEATGIADLADRSVDELSGGQRQRVWIAMALAQETDILLLDEPTTFLDVAHQIEVLDLLTDLNRDRGTTTVMVLHDINLAARYADHVFAMREGEVIAGGAPSDVITPELIRHAFGLDCLVVPDPVSGTPLVLPRGRHHSAAASRTDPR